In Lytechinus variegatus isolate NC3 chromosome 13, Lvar_3.0, whole genome shotgun sequence, the DNA window ATTACTGGATCAGCTATCTTACAATTAAAGggggagttcaccctgacgatttttttttaaatagcagaaaaaatagttaaaatattGCCAagggtttgagaaaaatccaacgaagaaagttatcagaattttaaatatttgatttgtgacgtcatatgcgagcagcattcctacaaagaaattgggggaaataattgaaatgttattgcttattttctgagaaaagtaaaaatgatttttactctacCTTTTgcatatcaatagacaaataaatTTATATCCGATCATGTAAATAAAGCACACATAAgtcatcatttaaaaaaagggaaattcatgcattttatattacataacatatggggcagcttctcgtttatgacgtcgaaaaaaccaaaacttaaaattctaataacctgctgctatttttgcaacaaacttttcttcagggtgaacttcccctttaacatgcataaattattttgataaattatgCCTCTGTATCATGTGATTCTTGAATATCAAGGGTTTCCAAAAAACAGCCTTTTCATAATCTCTCGgggtttttgtttacttttcttttttattaattatgcCTCTTGATATCTTGTTGACctaatatgaacatgatgaacagACGAAGGCGTTGGGAGTTTGAAATAAATGCTGGTACAATTATCAATCGGGCCATCATCACAAATCTTTGCCTCCATACACTTGACTGAAACTTGCACCATGAACATCGAAGccaaatataatttatatgaCCTCTCCGATAAAGGGTAACGCAAATACAAGGACACACTATGatttaaaataatatcacatcTGCTTTGAATAGGTACCAGCAGAATATTGgatctatttttaatgttaaGGATTAATTGTTAGATCTCAaagatttaatttcaaatctttTATTTAGCTTTATATTTGAATCGACGAAGGTTTAAATCTAATTCTAATATTCGATTGGTCTTATTTAACCTATCTGGAAATCCTTTAAATCCTTGAAATTCAGAATCAGATTGTATGATTAAATTGATTATgccgtggagcgttgtggcccagtggattagtcttcggactttgaaacagagggtcgtgggttcgaatcccagctatggcgtaatttccttcagcaagatactgatccacaatgtgctgcactcaacccaggtgaggtaaatgggtaccggtaggaagtaattccttaaaaagttgtgtgcgctatgaacgcctagcttagccggagCGCCTTAAGCttttgagcacctaacaaggtggatatgtgcgcaatacaaataccctatattattattattattaaaaaggaGCAAGGGGTAGGCTTTTATAGCAATAGCATCGGAATAGTCTGCTATACAGACTCCGAATGGCTcttgaggtgggatctgctactggtttgcgaaacAAACCAgcaagggcgagcgaagcgagcctcagtagacctagtctgctatatATGCGgactccttgaatcagctgtggtacccactgcagatgtgggtctacattatTTTGTAGACTAGCATCGGAATGGGGCAGGCACTTTTAGACAGACTTGACTTGtgttcatgggggggggggggataacgGACACTTTAATCAATTCAATATATTTCGGTCGGATATACATACTgtacaattttatgatttttttgacACGGTTAAGCTCCACAATCGAACAATAATTAGAGCATTTTGCCATCCATCGGCATGCATGTCCTATTGTATATAGCACGTCAGTCAAATAGGCCACGATACACTCTATTTATTTTCTCAATCTTAATGAGAAATTATactaatatttaaaaaaatgcgtCGCTCCAAAAATTACCTTAAGAACGTTCACAGGCAAGGGGATAAAAAAGAGGAGCTATAATCTATATTTGaagttgaaaattgaaaatgtcacGATAACCATGCTAACGGTCGTTGTGTGTTGCCATCGACATGATCTATACCGATATCTTGGCAGTATATACACAACCACCACGAGCCATTCAGTACACGAGTGATGCCAAAGAATGAAGTCCgtcgaaaaaaaatgatgggacAAATATGACATCCGACATGTCCGAGGGGACTTGAATGGACTTTGCCGAAGCAAAGATGAGGAAAGATAGTGTGTACATTGATATCGAAGAGGAATTTAATAGGGACTATGTAATCACATCGGGTTATCGCGTCGGGAAGAGCAATCGCATAGGCCTATACCCGACCATTCGAGAAAAGGGCACCCTAAATTCCTGAAACGTCGGGTCCAGTTGACCCGACCATTCGGGAAAGTAGTACCCTAAATTCCCGAAACGTCGGGTCCAGTTGATCCGACCATTCGAGAAAAGGGTACCCTAAATTCCCGAAACGTCGGGTCCAGTTGACCCGAACATTCGGGAAAAGGGTACCATAAATCCCCGAAACGTCGGGTCCAATGATCCGACCATTAGGGAAAAGGGTACCCTAAATTCCCGAAACGTCGGGTCCAGTTTACCCGACCATTCGGAAAAAGGGTATCCTAGATTCCCGAAACGTCGGGTCCAGTTTACCCGACCATTCGGGAAAAGGGTATCCTAAATTCCCGAGAAGTTCTCTTTCATACTTGCGCATGTTTCCTCTCACTTCGGACATGATACGTGTATCTTGCTTTGGATAATGtatttataataaatatatcaaataagTTGGCAATGCGCGTAGTTTATGATCATTCTAAACGCGCTTGTGGAAATATTACACAGAGCCATATTTCCTTGATAAATACATAGTGCAACGCACTTTTACTAACGCAACATCATAAACTGCACAGTGCATATACTTTTTCCGCAATTATTCAGGTTATTTTTGTTGTGACTATATCAAGTACAGAGctcttttatttacttattcttaaatatCGGGATGATCACAAAGGCCTGATAAACTGATATAAGTTGGGCCGATAcaatatttaaaggtcaagtccatctcagaaaaatgttgatttgaatcaacaaagaaaaatcagacaagctgaaatttcatcaaaatcggatgtgaaataagaaagttatgacattttaaaatttcgcttatttctcACAAATTAGTTACAAGCACAAaattagtcacatgcaaatgagagaatcgatgaagtccttcactcacttttttttttattgtttgaattatacattatttcatttttacagatttgacaataaggactaacttgactgaaccgtGGAAtgtggtaattccacatgttcagggagaaataaaactttttttcacaggacaatggggggttgattatttcatataaactacaaaagaaatagtgagtgatgttccctcattttcataccgaccgagatgttcataataactgttttgtgaaatgaaacgaaactttaaagtgtcatagctttcttactATTTTACACCCGACTTTGATAACATTTGCAGCGTTATGCTTGCTGTTggagttttctctttttattcaaatcaactttttgttggggtggacttgtcctttgagaAGGGGTCGGAGACAATGTCTGCAATTTCTACAAAGTCATGCGGACAATCACAATTGGTGTCCGACTAATAGCGAGGAAAGGCAGCTGCCCGTCTTTGATATTTTCCCCCTTTATAGAGTGTATAGTGCTAAAAGGCCATTACTCCGGTTTTAAATCATATGATGATTCTGATTATCTCTTCTCGTTGCAATACTTAAATTGTAACCATGAACCATACCATCATCTAATTATtcgaatatttcataatttaaggACTTGTAGTTAGTGTTACCATGGTTGGTTGTTGTGCATAGTAATACCAAAGCAGTAGGCCtaaacattatgtcaaaatccaAATAGGGCCCCTGGAGGAAAAAAGAATACGGATCCGATAAAATCAGGCATCATTCGTACCTAATTCtctaataaaaacataattatattcaacCGCTAGAGGCGTATTTGGGTTCGTGGCAAGGGCTTTGAAATAGGTAATAAATCACGTTCAGAaaatcattttcagaaaatgaaaaatatgatattaattgTTTTGAGAAAACATGGGTCTAACTGCATTGGAACAAGTATCATTCAAATACTGAAGTAGAGGCCTAAagatagccccccccccccctccatcaccaccactaccaccaaaATAACACACTTCAATCTTGAAATTTATTCTATTGCTCGTGGCGCACAAACTTCTAGACTCCATAAAACCAAAGACTCGCCAGAAGTTACCCCTTTCTTCCattcataaaataatgatatgtcCCGAAGTTATAAATTTGAATAGGAACCTTCTGCCAATCCTCTGTGAACATTTTATGATAAATGAGGACCCGTTGACACGTTCCAATGAAGGATCTTTAATTGGTTAATTGGGTCGGATCAGATACTTTCCGCGGCAAAACATGGGGCATACTGAATGTGATCTGAGGCCTGAAAGAAGCTCAAATATGTGTCCTTGATGACATAGTCATTTCAATTATCACTTGAATGTCCTATCCATCGGCCATAAATGGCGTCGTGGACAAGGGGGTAGTTTTGGAGGCGTAGCTCGGAAGGGGGGGGTGGGTGGTCCTTCCCAGTGCCCAttatgtaaccatggtaacataaGTCCAACTAACGATCACACTGGGACATTATGCAGCactatttatgataataataaaaagaaactcCCCTTTTCCCTTAGAAAATGAGTGAACATGAATGTCGCTATAAATTAATTCAGAAAATAGGTGTCTAAGCACGATCTTGTTTCTAAGGTGTTGAACTAACACCAGAAATTAAATACCGCAGTAAAATGAACGGTGTTGACCTCTATGTACAAATATCAACACCAGAGACAGAGTGTTTGCTGGTCCATATGATTGTTAACAATAATGTTAAAATAAGATCACAGGTCAGATATGCATCTCTGTGAGAGATTGGGGGTAGCCCTTAGAGATGGAATAGCAAACGTATGGTATAGAAATAGTGACAAAAAGGTAGCTATTATAATATTTCTAATATTATTAATGCTTTCTTCATGTGTCTTCCATTTACCTTTCATACTAATCAAAACAATATAGTGACCCCACTCCCACCTCGCCCCAGGGGGACACAATACGGCGTACGTGACAATATTAAAaactgaatttttaaaatgaaaaaaaaaacaccacagatttaaatataaaagaatatacatacataatttcacatttttcatttcattttttcgttGTGCTTTAGTATTGCATACCTCCatgaataatataaaaaaaacacgtaaaatcGGCCTGATCCGTTTGTAAATCACGATTATGGAAATGTAATCGCATGTCTATGGTGATTTATAATGGATGTTTAGGCCTCTGGTTAAGTAACTGTGTACAGAGATATATATACTAATAATCTCTATGGTTATGACTGACTACTCATTAGTATAACAGCCAGCTTTCTATGAAAAATTGTACATCTTAACAGGAGATTTCACTTCCAATTCTGATTATTCATGATATATTCTTgttgatttccttttttaaaattcatatttacgCATTGTGATTAATATGCCTGAAAATGTGATACGAATCAGAGGCATCCATCGTGGCTAACCGTGCCTTTGGAAAAGTAAATATCGACGCGACGTCACTCGCAGATAGAGTGGTGCTTCTGTTAGCAGTACAGAGGATCAATTATCATTCTAGCATAGAGCTATTACCCAACtacagaaaaacaaaaacacatccgtttccctttttttataaaaatatcacTAACCCCCTCCTCCCCAACCCCGACATAACTACAAAGAGCCGCCGACAAAACAGGATTATCTTAATAGGCCGCCCACAAAGGAGATATTGAACGTGCTTGCGGTTAGGAGGCGGAAATAGTAACCGATTTGAAGTGTTACATAATCCTCAGGACGCGTGTCTGAAGTGTCACGACAGCTTTTTAATCAAGATCTGAACAGGAGTTTTTTTAACTACCTACAGAAGCCGCCCCTCGGAGGGGACCTAACGTAGTCCGTCACATCGTTGCTTACAAATGAGCACCATTCGTTCTGATCGGAGTTAGGTATACTAACTAAAGAGTGAAGTTTCACTCCTCTTTGTAGTGACCTCAAGGATTTCTAGTGAATTTAGAGTGCACATAAATTATTTACAGGAATGAACTATTCGAGAAATATGGTTAAGGGTGAAATCCATTAGAAACAGGTGAGAGTCCACTCCCAACAAacagttgattttaataaaaagtgaaaaatccaattagcataacactgaaaatttcatcaaaatcggattttaaaaaaaagttatgacattttaaatcgCATATTATAACAACACAGTAATATAATATCTAGGTCGGTATGCGAATGAGGAGACCGATGACGTCAcacacttactatttcttttgtaatttattatatgaaatatgaaatattcttattttctcctcactggcaatgaaacaacgattaattcctccctgagcatGAGGAATTAGctttgtttaatactacatggttcagtcaagttggtcctattgttaaatctgtaaaaaaatgaaatattgtataattcaaacaaaaaacaaaaggaaatagtcagtgaaggacatcatcgactgtctcatttgcatgtcactgagatgtgcatatcactgttttgtgaaaataagcgaaactttaaaatgtcatagctttcttattttacatccgattttgatgaagttttcagcgttgtgcttgtttgactttcctctatttattcaaatcaacccttttctgggtggacttgacctttattcTCCTACAACTTGTAAATATTTcactcgattttttttttcaatagcaTTTACGTTATCTGGCTTTGTGCTCATTTCCATAGATAAGTCATCCTTTCAGCGGGTTCCGAAACTTCAACTTATACAAGCGAAAATGGGTTATAGCTTCTGTGCAACATTTTAGTTTAGGATTTAGgatcttattgaaaaaaaaattaaagcgtGTCACTTATTTCTCCTTTCCActgaaaccatggacctaccaacCCACTGAACGAATCGAtcagacaataaaacaaaactgTGCTCATGACGTAGGCCAATATTCATATTATTGCCAAAAAATAAAGACGACTTTAATTCCAAAttgattgtttgaatgataGAGTTCTGAGGTAAATTTTCCAAGTGTTGATAAAtcgaccccccccaaaaaaatatttcactatCCCTgtaaattatacattatacatctATGAATATATAAGTCCTAAAACGAGTGTGATGTGTATGATATGGAATAAAAACCTGTCTTCgtgaatattttgttattttacattttttttatttttaggggaTCTCCTCTTTTGGGGTTTTAAAAAAGGGGAGGGGCCGAGACGGCCGACCGTCGGGGGGTGTTACTTTCATAATGTTACTGGTGTTGTTTTATAGATAATAACAAGGTATGCTTATCAGTGCCACAAAAGGCGATTTGTCCTAAAAGTACCAAAACATGGACCAGCATTTCAGGTCATTCTCGGGATTTTTCTCACCCAAAACTTGACGCCATGCATGCGGGCAAGGACATGGCAGCGGAAATTGGCAATTGCACCCGGCTAGTAGTTTCTATGATTTAACCAATCACATATTCTTGATCTGACTAATCACATTCCTTTGGATCAAGTCATAATCCTTAaagtattatttattaatttgataacGCTGTATTCAAAACGGTTCGTAAGACCAAGGAGTTTGGGAAGACAAAGCAAACGCCTCTAACACAAACACCAGTATTGACAGAATGTCCAAAAATATTACTCTGGGATCTATTCCTTTTTGACACAGGACATCACATAAAATTACAGATTTTAACAGATTTCATTATCAcgaatttcatttttaacaaaaactTATATGTAGGCTAGGACCATAAACTAAATCTTACTGAATCACGTTTTCCTCAAATAATTGATCCTCCACTGGCCGAATGGTCAGTCACTCAGCTTTTTATCGTCTTATTCTATTTTAGGTGTTAAACTATTCGAGACTTTTTTTAGTTTAGGTAAATCAACGGCAACTATAGTGAACACATTATACTCCATTTCATAATATATTAATGAAGGTAACATTTCACTCGACGGCACTGGTTTTACAGACATATTCAACATTATTAATAGGCCCATGTCGATAACTTCTTGGTTTATTTCTTGTAGATGCATAATCATGgtttatttcttgaaatgcaTAATCACGAATGATAACACTGAAACCAAACTATTAAGacatttttcctttttgatAAATTACTTCTCAAAACATTGTAtaaattgtatattcatttgttaTACGGTTATCTTATTCATGAGTAATGATTTCCTATGATGTTCAGATTGTTAAACTGAGtggaattgaaatgaaatacacaaAACACACATGAAACCTAAAACTTGGAAAGAATACATGGGGTTATTGGATCTGGAGtacttttaaataaataataatacataactATTTCTataaatttacaaatgattttaataaattacCTGGTGGTGTACATTCATAACAGCTCTGTTTCTCATATTGCTCATGTGATTTTGCAAGCAGAAGGTACAGATAATCCTCGGTCCGCCCTCGCTCCCAGGTCGGAGCATGGCCCGATGCATACAGGGTTGCTCGATCTCCTCGTCCCCGACAAGAAGAAGAGTTCCTAAATGATTGATATAACTTGTCGCCAATCTAAGGGTTTCAATTTTCGATAGTTTTCGATCCCGGGGTTCGGTGGGGATTAGGTCCCGGAGCTGCACGAAAGCGCTGTTGACGCTGTGCGTCCGGTCGCGCTCCCGGGCGTTGGCGGCGTTGCGTTGACGAGGAATCCCCGCAGCATCCAGTTCGTAGTTCATGTTGGAGCCCGAGTTCATGTTGTACGTGTTGGCGGCTGGTCGGAAGGTTCGGTCGCCGGAGTCTCGGCGGTAGCCGTCGGGGTCGGACCGGTCTGTCGAGGAGGAGCTCTCGCTATCGGAATCGACGGCTCGGCCGCCTTCGCTCTTCGAGAAGGCGTCGTGAACTTTCCGCTTCGGCATTTCTTTCTAACTACTATGGTTGAAAATATAAACGAGATATATCAGTTGGTAAATGCACAAAAATCATAGGTTATTAAATTCGGTCATTAAACAATATCCTTGATGATATGCAATTCTTCTAGAAAACAAGAGTGAGGTCGTGGGTTTTATCTAAATTTTCCAGAACTGCTTCGGCTGACGAgtcatacatgtaaaatgttCAACAGTTGACGACACAGCATTAgaataattattatgaaaatgaatatccGCCAATGGCCCGgtcaaaaaaaagaacagtCCTCACTCCAAGTCCATTTTTAGTTTATCAGTTTCAGACCCTTATAAACGACCACATTCGATACATTTTCTTCAACGTTTGCGGTatatagaaatagaaaatgttTAAGACACACGATCAAACATGAAGCTTTTAATCCAGTTATTTTTAATGGAAAGAATCCTGACCGGTACCCAGTGGGTGCAGAAATGTTAATGGACTCGCTGGAGGGGTAAAAAGTGCATCCCTCTTCCTTGTGATCCGGAGCCGCAAATGGGACCAAGTGTTGTTGTCATAAATCAGTCGGACTCGGATGGCTCGAGAGTTCAGCACACAGCAGACATTCGTGAACAGACGAACTTGCGGGAATGCGGGCACTTCGTAGAGAGCAAAATGGTGgtggtgtgggggggggggctttgctGTATATTCCTTATTTGGGATCCAGTGGCGGCGCTACAGAGAGGGAGGGGGCGACCGcctcttatgttttttttcacaaaaaaagtgCAACAAAGAGGagcaaaagagagagaaaggaaaaaaagggaagaaaaaggaagataaaaagggaagaaagaaaaaaagaagagtatCAAAAAAGTGATCTGGGTCATATGCGTCTAGGCCTATTATTCCTCATCTGAGAAGATAAAATGACGTTATATACCTTTAGGTAGTAGTCTCGAAGAAAAAGATATGGGGGAAGGGAAGTAAAAAGGTGGGCAGAGAAGAcaggtaagaaaaaaaagagatactGGTCGTGTAGCTCTATAAGTAGGCCTAACCCTCAACTAAAAATATCGAAATGGCGGCATCTTCACATTGtcttgcctccccccccccacaaaaatgtTGTGGCACCGCCAGTGGTACGCCTCTGTGGGATGCAGTGGATAAACTAAAGGGGGGAGCGGCCATCCTTCCAATCAACAGAGAACAAACTAGTGACGTCACCTTTGTGTACCCCCCCTGCCCCCAACAAATTAATGATGTCACTTTTTCGCCGTAGGCCCTTGTAGGCCCTAGTGATGATACGCGAAGTTGCTGCGGATTAATCAAGCCTACTCAGAACCCCGAGGTTCAGGGTTCGAAACCCGCCGCGTAAAGACGTCCATCTGTTTGCCATTCCATACCCAGGATCTGTACGGATCTAATGGCACTTTCTCTGCCATTACTTAATGcgtatgaatatgaaaaata includes these proteins:
- the LOC121426942 gene encoding basic helix-loop-helix transcription factor scleraxis-like is translated as MPKRKVHDAFSKSEGGRAVDSDSESSSSTDRSDPDGYRRDSGDRTFRPAANTYNMNSGSNMNYELDAAGIPRQRNAANARERDRTHSVNSAFVQLRDLIPTEPRDRKLSKIETLRLATSYINHLGTLLLVGDEEIEQPCMHRAMLRPGSEGGPRIICTFCLQNHMSNMRNRAVMNVHHQHMRPLDMEAMMAHRHPTHMMR